A stretch of the Papaver somniferum cultivar HN1 chromosome 6, ASM357369v1, whole genome shotgun sequence genome encodes the following:
- the LOC113286454 gene encoding FBD-associated F-box protein At5g27750-like, translating into MTESTNKRTRNNMEEEGVGGEDRISRLPEPIIHHILTLLPTKCAFSTTILSKGWNNLWITSVPVDVIPKSVEKLCNVKLLKLSDSVFEKLELAGVLSASFPTFNNLNTLEVSFIKTRLVKPLFTFLQFSPNLESLVFSGVCGDKINEDAFTLDVVPHCLLMNLKSIKFQYFKGQLKELDLVQLFLQNARVLQTVIIEISSDHFVNSDKKKHMCD; encoded by the exons ATGACAGAAAGTACAAACAAACGCACCAG AAACAACATGGAGGAGGAGGGTGTGGGAGGAGAGGATAGGATCAGCAGGTTGCCTGAACCCATAATTCATCACATTCTCACTTTGCTTCCTACCAAATGTGCTTTTTCAACAACAATTTTGTCTAAAGGATGGAATAATCTCTGGATAACAAGTGTCCCAGTTGATGTTATACCGAAGTCTGTAGAGAAGCTCTGTAATGTAAAGCTCTTGAAGTTATCAGATTCTGTCTTTGAG AAACTGGAGCTGGCAGGTGTTCTATCTGCAAGTTTTCCTACCTTCAATAATTTGAACACTTTGGAGGTGTCTTTTATCAAGACTCGACTAGTTAAACCATTATTCACCTTTCTACAGTTCTCACCAAATTTGGAGTCACTCGTCTTCAGTGGG GTCTGTGGTGATAAAATTAATGAGGACGCTTTTACATTGGACGTAGTGCCTCATTGTTTGTTGATGAACCTTAAGTCAATCAAATTTCAATACTTTAAAGGGCAACTGAAGGAGTTGGATTTGGTTCAACTATTTTTGCAGAATGCAAGGGTTCTTCAGACGGTGATTATTGAAATTTCATCTGATCATTTCGTAAACTCAGATAAGAAGAAACATATGTGTGATTAA